GCAGAAACATCAATCGTATAGGAAAGGACACCGTCAAAATAAGTTTCTTGCACCGTGCCGTCCCCAATTTCGTCATTTACGATAGAAATACCGTAACCAAGTTTACTGTTCCTTATAGGTGAATGCAGGTTAAGTGTCTGAGAGGTCGGAGCACCGTCTAACCCAACCCATTGTGCCCTGTACAAGGCGGCAATGCTCAATTGTCCACGAGATCCTGCGTATGCTGGATTTACACTCATAGTATTGAACATGTACTGGGTATATTGGGCATCTTGTTGGGCGCTGACCGTGACAAGACCTACGAACAATAAAATTAATAAAGCTGAAAACTTATTCCTGATATTCATATAGTTATGCTATTATCTACTGATGTAAAGATACTCACTATCCACATTATTAACTCCATCCAAAGTTGTGTAATCAAAAATGTAAAAATATATCCCCGAAGGTAAATATTCCTCTACACTTAGCGTGGACCTACCTCTTGAACGACCATCGAATACATTGTTTTGATTATTGTAGTTTTCACCTTCATACACCGCAACACCCCATCTATTGAAAATTCTTAATGTACTATTTCTTATGTTTTCAACTCCACGGATAAATAGGAAATCATTCCTTCCATCCGAATTAGGCGTAACCAATTGATTGACTTCTATTGCAGAAACTTCTGGAGCACTTACCGTTATGGTAACCGTAGCCGTATCGCAGTTGTCCATGGCGTCGCAGACCGTATACTCGAAAGTATCCGTACCGTTGAAGCCGTCGTTAGGTGTGTACGTGATTGTATCGTCCGTAATATCGTCCGGGGTTCCGCCGTCGTTTACCGTAACCGTTCCGTTAGAAGGGTCGGTTACCGTCAAGGTACCATCGCTGGGGATACCAGTATCATTGTCCAATATAGCTATGTCAACGGGAGTGTCCTCTTCCGTGGAAGCGACATCGTCCACTACATCCGGCATTGGAGGTGTGCCCACGGTTATAGTGACCGTGGCGGTATCGCAGTTGTCCATGGCGTCGCACACCGTATACTCGAAAGTATCCGTACCGTTGAAGCCGTCGTTAGGTGTGTACGTGATTGTATCGTCCGTAATATCGTCCGGGGTTCCGCCGTCGTTTACCGTAACCGTTCCGTTAGAAGGGTCGGTTACCGTCAAGGTACCATCGCTGGGGATACCAGTATCATTGTCCAATATAGCTATGTCAACGGGAGTGTCCTCTTCCGTGGAAGCGACATCGTCCACTACATCCGGCATTGGAGGTGTGCCCACGGTTATAGTGACCGTGGCGGTATCGCAGTTGTCCATGGCGTCGCACACCGTATACTCGAAAGTATCCGTACCGTTGAAGCCGTCGTTAGGTGTGTACGTGATTGTATCGTCCGTAATATCGTCCGGGGTTCCGCCGTCGTTTACCGTAACCGTTCCGTTAGAAGGGTCGGTTACCGTCAAGGTACCATCGCTGGGGATACCAGTATCATTGTCCAATATAGCTATGTCAACGGGAGTGTCCTCTTCCGTGGAAGCGACATCGTCCACTACATCCAGCATTGGAGGTGTGCCCACGGTTATAGTGACCGTGGCGGTATCGCAGTTGTCCATGGCGTCGCACACCGTATACTCGAAAGTATCCGTACCGTTGAAGCCGTCGTTAGGTGTGTACGTGATTGTATCGTCCGTAATATCGTCCGGGGTTCCGCCGTCGTTTACCGTAACCGTTCCGTTAGAAGGGTCGGTTACCGTCAAGGTACCATCGCTGGGGATACCAGTATCATTGTCCAATATAGCTATGTCAACGGGAGTGTCCTCTTCCGTGGAAGCGACATCGTCCACTACATCCGGCATTGGAGGTGTGCCCACGGTTATAGTGACCGTGGCGGTATCGCAGTTGTCCATGGCGTCGCACACCGTATACTCGAAAGTATCCGTACCGTTGAAGCCGTCGTTAGGTGTGTACGTGATTGTATCGTCCGTAATATCGTCCGGGGTTCGGCCGTCGTTTATCGTTACGATCCCGTTCGATGCATCGGTTACCGTCAAGGTACCATCGCTGGGGATACCAGTATCATTGTCCAATATAGCTATGTCAACGGGAGTGTCCTCTTCCGTGGAAGCGACATCGTCTACTACATCTAAAATCATTGGACTGTCAGGGTCGAGGTAGTCCGGCGTACCGTCGCCGTCCGTATCGTCGTCGGTAGGGTCGCCGTCACCGTCCGCGTCCTCGTCGGGGGTGTCTATACCGTCGCCGTCGTCGTCAAGGTCCCTGTAGTTCACGTCCTCCGTCCCGTCCGTGTCAGGAAGGTCGTTCGCGGGGTCGTCGATCTCATCGTTAACGTCGAAGCCGTCGTCAACATCGCTGCCCTCGTAGCCGTCGTCCAGCCCGTCGCCGTCCGTGTCCGTGCCCGTATAGGCCTGGTCGGGGACACCGTCGAAGTTGAAGTCGTTGCCCTCGTTGTTGTCCGGTACAAGGTCGTTGTCACTGTCACCGTCAAGGTAGTCGGGCGCGTCCGTACCGTCCGTGTTCACGGGGTCGAGACCCTCGGGGGCGTACGCACTGTTGATACCGTCGTTCGAGGCGTAGGTCGCCGCGTCGTCATCGTTAGGGGCAACATAGCCGTCGGTAGTCTGCGCCTCAACGTTGTCGGGGATGCCGTCGTCGTCACTGTCGATGTCCAAATGGTTAGGGTAACCGTCACCGTCCGTGTCGATAGGGTCGGTCAACGGATCGTTGTCGCCGTCGATGTTGGGGTCTTCCGTAGTATCCAGTACCCCGTCGTTGTCGTCGTCAAGGTCGACGCTGTCCGTTACGCCGTCACCATCGGTATCAGGGTCAGGAGAAGGGTCTGGGTCAGGGTCGAGGTAGTCCGGCGTACCGTCGCCGTCCGTATCGTCGTCGGTAGGGTCGCCGTCACCGTCCGCGTCCTCGTCGGGGGTGTCTATACCGTCGCCGTCGTCGTCAAGGTCCCTGTAGTTCACGTCCTCCGTCCCGTCCGTGTCAGGAAGGTCGTTCGCGGGGTCGTCGATCTCATCGTTAACGTCGAAGCCGTCGTCAACATCGCTGCCCTCGTAGCCGTCGTCCAGCCCGTCGCCGTCCGTGTCCGTGCCCGTATAGGCCTGGTCGGGGACACCGTCGAAGTTGAAGTCGTTGCCCTCGTTGTTGTCCGGTACAAGGTCGTTGTCACTGTCACCGTCAAGGTAGTCGGGCGCGTCCGTACCGTCCGTGTTCACGGGGTCGAGACCCTCGGGGGCGTACGCACTGTTGATACCGTCGTTCGAGGCGTAGGTCGCCGCGTCGTCATCGTTAGGGGCAACATAGCCGTCGGTAGTCTGCGCCTCAACGTTGTCGGGGATGCCGTCGTCGTCACTGTCGATGTCCCTAAAATTTGGATTTGTATCATTATCCGAATTAATCGGAGTAATTCCTTCACCTGAACCTGGCGTATTTTCATAGTGATCATCCAGTCCGTTTCCATCGCTATCCATTCCGCAGGGAGCCTGAAAATCATCCGGTGATTGCGCTTCAACATTGTCTAAGATTCCATCGTTGTCCGAATCCAAGTCCCTAAAATCGGGTCTAGCATCACTATCGGTATCCTCTGGCGTTAGACCTTCTCCAGACCCTGGTTTATGCTCATAATGATCATCAATACCATTACCATCACTGTCCATTCCGCATGGAGCTTGATAATCCGTGCTTGTCTGGGCCTCTACATTGTCCAAGATTCCATCATTATCAGAATCGATGTCCAAATAATCAGGAATATGGTCTCTATCAGTATCAACAGGAATAAGTCCACCACAACTTCCAGGAGTCTCCTCATAATGATCATCCAATCCATTTCCATCTGAATCTATACCACACGGAGCAATAAAATTTTCAGACAACTGCGCTTCTACATTATCAAGAATTCCATCATTGTCAGAATCAATGTCCAAATAATCAGGAATACCATCTCCGTCCGTATCTGTAGGATGAGTGGATGGGTCGTTATCTTCATCTTCATTGGCATCTTCCACGCTATCTATGATTCCGTCACCATCATCATCTATATCAACATGATTGGGAACTTTATCGCCATCCGTATCCGTATATAACGTAAGTGAAACGTCTTCCAAAGAACTCTCAGTTTCCATAGTAAAGGAAAAGCTTGTTTGAGCAGTAAGGAAAAGGGCTATTAGCAAAGCCTTGGTAAGCCATTTATAACCAATAATCGGAATTGTAATATTTTCCATAAATGATAGTTTTAGTCAACTGATCACCATGGCATGTAGGAAAAAAATAGTTGTAAGAAGTGGGGCTTACCTTTCAAAAATACAACGCAAGATAATTCTTATATCATAAACCTCAAATTGTTTGTATCGATAAAAAATCGTAACACTTCCAATAGCAAATTTATTCGATAAACTACCATATTATTGAGGTTCCACAATATTCTACCTAGTTTTTTATACTTTGAAAAGTAATATTATTCGACCAAAAACATAAGGCACTTGGCATGTTGTGAAAAATCTATAGAATAGGACTACTAAGGGTGCCTATGTATTATGCTCATAGGTTTTATCACAATAGCTATAAATTGTATAGTTTTGCCCAAATTTTATGAATGACATTTAAGCAAGAAATAGCAAGGAGGCGGACGTTTGGAATTATTTCACATCCCGATGCCGGTAAGACTACACTTACCGAAAAACTACTATTGTTTGGGGGAGCCATACAAGAGGCCGGTGCAGTTAAGAATAACAAAATCAAAAAAACTGCTACCAGTGATTTTATGGAGATAGAGCGGCAAAGAGGAATTTCTGTTGCTACCTCTGTTTTGGCCTTTATCTATAAGGATAAAAAAATAAACATTCTAGATACCCCCGGACACAAGGACTTTGCCGAGGACACTTTTCGCACATTAACTGCTGTGGACAGCGTTATCGTTGTTATTGATGTCGCAAAGGGTGTTGAGGAACAAACCGTCAAACTAGTAGAAGTTTGCCGGATGCGAAACATACCTATGCTTGTATTCATAAATAAACTTGACAGGGAAGGACAGGACGCTTTTGACCTATTGGACGAGCTAGAGCAGAAATTAGGTTTATCTGTTACACCATTGAGTTTTCCAATAGGGATGGGTTATGACTTCAAAGGCATATACAATATATACGAGAAAAATATAAATCTATTTACAGGGGACAACAAGAAGAATATTGAAGAAACCATCGCTTTTGACGATATCAACAGTTCGGAACTGGAAAAGATTATCGGCTCAAAAGCCGCTCAGGAACTACGGGATAATTTAGAATTGGTTTGGGGCGTTTACCCGCCTTTCGATAAAAAAGCTTATTTAGCCGGGGAACAACAACCTGTTTTCTTTGGGTCGGCATTAAATAATTTTGGAGTACGGGAACTATTGGATTGTTTCATAGAAATTGCCCCGGCACCAAAGCCAAAAATGGCAGAGGAAAGATTGGTAACTGCGGATGAACCGGAATTAACCGGCTTCGTGTTTAAAATTCATGCCAATATGGATCCCAAGCACAGAGATCGATTAGCTTTTGTGAAAATTGTGTCCGGTAAATTTGAGCGAAACAAGCCCTATCTTCATGTAAGGCACAACAAAAAATTAAAATTTTCCAGTCCCAACGCATTTTTTGCGGAAAAAAAGGAAATTGTGGACGAATCGTTTCCCGGTGATATTGTAGGCTTACATGATACCGGTAACTTTAAAATAGGTGATACCCTTACTGAAGGGGAAGTTTTACACTATAAAGGTGTTCCGAGTTTTTCTCCGGAGCATTTTAGGTATATCAATAATGCAGACCCAATGAAATCCAAGCAATTGAATAAGGGTATAGACCAGTTAATGGATGAAGGTGTCGCTCAACTTTTTACGTTGGAAATGAACGGACGCAAAGTAATAGGTACAGTGGGTGCCCTGCAATTTGAAGTCATTCAGTATCGATTGGAGCATGAATATGGTGCCAAATGCAGCTATGAAAATTTTCCGGTATACAAAGCTTGCTGGGTAGGCACGGAGAATAGAAAAAGTGACGAGTTCAAGGAATTTGTAAGGGTAAAACAAAAATTTCTTGCAAAAGACAAACGTGGACAACTTGTTTTCCTTGCAGATTCCCAGTTTTCCTTACAAATGACACAGCAAAAATATCCGTCCGTGAAACTCCATTTTACATCGGAGTTCGACTAAAAAAAAGCCCAGCTAAAACTTAGCTGGGTTTTTTTATGCTTCCCCTGTCGGTCCAAAATTCATCGGAATTGGGGGTTGCTCATAATCTTTAATGGTCCCGTGTGCTTTCTCAAAGCGCTGAACGTTATCGTTCAAGGCCTTTAAAAATTTCTTGGCATGCTGTGGGGTAAGCACTATTCTGCTTTTCACCTTAGCCTTTGGAGCACCGGGCATCATACTAATAAAATCAACGACAAATTCAGAAACGGAATGATTAATAATGGCCAAGTTGGAATAGATACCTTCTGCCACTTTTTCGTCCAATTCTATATTTATCTGTTTTTGATTTTGTTTTTTACTATCGCTCATATCTTGAAAATTATACAAAAAGAAACCCCCAACATAGTTGAGGGTTTAGTTTTAGAATCTTAAGGCCTCTTTTCTGGCCATGATTTCATCGTATTCCTCTTTAGAACCCACGATAATGTTTTCGTAGTCTCGCATTCCCGTTCCTGCAGGAATCTTATGACCAACAATTACATTTTCCTTTAGTCCTTCCAGGGTGTCTACCTTACCGCTTACAGCAGCCTCGTTCAACACCTTTGTGGTTTCTTGGAAAGAAGCCGCGGAAATGAAAGATTTTGTCTGTAACGATGCTCTAGTGATACCTTGTAGTATTGGAGTCGCAGTGGCTGCAACCGCATCCCTGGCTTCAACCAATGTTTTATCCGCTCGTCTTAACAATGAGTTTTCATCCCTTAAATCTCTTGGACTAATAATTTGACCAGCTTTAAGGTTTTCGGATTCACCAGCTTCCATCACTACCTTCATACCGTAAATTTCATCATTTTCGCGTATAAAGTCGTCCTTGTGTATCAATTGATTCTCAAGGAATATGGTATCTCCTGGATCTACAATTCGAACCTTACGCATCATTTGACGCACTACAACCTCAAAGTGTTTATCGTTTATCTTAACACCTTGCAAACGATAAACTTCCTGTACTTCGTTCACCAAATATTGCTGTACTGCCGATGGTCCTTTTATCGCCAAAATATCCTCTGGGGTAATAGACCCGTCAGAAAGTGGCATTCCGGCACGCACATAATCATTTTCTTGAACCAAAATCTGATTTGAAAGCTTCACCAAATACTTTTTGACTTCGCCTAATTTGGATTCTATAATGATTTCACGGTTACCTCTTTTGATTTTGCCAAAGGATACTACTCCGTCAATTTCAGAAACAACCGCTGGATTAGAAGGATTACGAGCTTCAAAAAGCTCCGTTACTCTTGGAAGACCACCGGTAATATCACCGGATTTTGCAGATTTACGTGGAATCTTCACCAAAATCTTACCTTCCTTAATCTTATCCCCATCATCTACCATGATATGTGATCCTACCGGTAGGTTATACGAACGAAGGGTTTCGCCTTTACCATCTTGAATTAACAAGGTGGGTATCAACTTCTTATTCCTCGATTCTGAAATAACTTTTTCTTGGAAACCAGTTTGTTCATCAATCTCTACTTGGTAGGTAACTCCTTGCTCAATATTTTCATAAGCAATTTTACCTGGGAATTCCGAAACGATTACACCGTTGTACGGATCCCATGAACAGATGACCTCACCTTCCTTGACCTTAGCTCCGTCCTTCACGAAAAGTTGAGAACCGTACGGAATGTTATTGGTACTTAATGTAATCCCTGTCTTGGCATCAACTACTTTGATTTCCGAAGTTCTAGAAATTACAATTTCGGCAGGCTTTCCTTCTGAATTTTCCCCTTTTACAGTTCTTAAATCCTCAATTTCCGCTATACCGGCAAACTTAACTTCAAGCTTATTGTCCTCTGAAATGTTACCTGCAATACCACCTACGTGGAAGGTTCTCAGCGTCAACTGAGTTCCCGGCTCCCCAATAGATTGGGCCGCTACAACACCAACTGCCTCACCTCGTTGAACCATTTTGTTCGTAGATAGGTTTCTACCATAACATTTGGCACAAATACCTTTGTCCGCTTCACAAGTTAATGCTGACCTTACCTCAATTCTCTCAACTGGGGATGCCTCTATTTTCTTAACATCGGACTCCATGATTTCCTGACCGGCGGTGAGCAACAATTCCTCATTCATAGGATTGTAAACATCGTGCAATGAAACTCTACCAAGGATACGTTCTCCCAGCGTCTCTACAATCTCTTCGTTCTTTTTAAGCGCTTGTACCTCTACGCCTCTAAGTGTCTCACAATCCTCTGTATTAATGATTACGTCTTGTGAAACATCAACCAAACGTCGGGTTAGGTAACCCGCATCCGCAGTTTTTAAAGCCGTATCCGCCAATCCTTTACGCGCACCGTGTGTTGATATAAAGTATTCCAAAATGGATAATCCTTCCTTAAAGTTAGAAAGAATAGGGTTTTCAATAATTTCACCCCCACCCGCAGTAGATTTTTTAGGTTTGGCCATTAGTCCACGCATACCTGTCAACTGACGAATTTGTTCCTTAGAACCCCTTGCACCAGAATCAAGCATCATATAAACCGAGTTGAAGCCTTGCTGGTCCTCGCGAATTCGCTTCATGGCCAACTCCGTCAACATAGCGTTGGTTGAAGTCCAAACATCAATAACCTGATTGTAACGTTCGTTGTTGGTAATAAGACCCATATTGTAATTGGCCATAATACCGTCCACTTGTCCGTTAGCATCGGAAATCATCTCGTGCTTTTCTTCAGGAATAATAATATCTCCTAAACTAAAGGATAGTCCACCCTTAAAGGCAAACTCATATCCCATGGTCTTGATCTTATCCAAGAAATCTGCTGTAGTCGGAACATCGGTCACCGCCAAAATACCACCGATGATATCTCTTAAAGACTTTTTGTTCAATACATCGTTGATGTAACCGGCAGCTTCCGGCACTTCCATGTTAAACAAAACCCTACCAACCGTTGTTGGAATAATCTTGTTTACTAACTCTCCTTCTTCATTGAAATCCTTAGCCCTAACCTTAATGCCCGCATTCAAGTTTACCATTCCCTCATTAAAGGCAATTTCCACTTCTTCGTAGGAATAAAAAGTCATTCCTTCACCTTTAATAGGTACTTCGGGTGTAGATTTACGCTCTTTGGTCATATAATATAAACCCAAGACCATATCCTGAGATGGTACCGTAATTGGAGAACCATTGGCAGGATTCAATATATTATGAGAGGCAAGCATTAACAATTGTGCCTCTAAAATAGCTTCAGGGCCTAGTGGTAAATGCACTGCCATTTGGTCACCATCAAAATCCGCGTTAAATGCTGTACATACCAATGGGTGTAAACGAATCGCTTTTCCTTCAATTAATTTCGGCTGAAAAGCTTGAATACCTAAACGGTGTAATGTAGGCGCACGGTTCAATAATACCGGGTGTCCTTTCAATACATTTTCTAAAATATCCCAAACTACGGGCTCTTTCTTGTCAATTATTTTCTTGGCAGATTTTACCGTCTTAACAATACCTCTTTCAATCAATTTTCTGATTACGAAAGGTTTGTAAAGTTCAGCAGCCATATCCTTTGGAAGTCCACACTCAAACAATTTCATTTCTGGACCAACCACGATTACGGAACGCGCAGAATAATCCACACGCTTTCCTAATAAGTTCTGACGAAAACGACCTTGCTTTCCTTTAAGTGAATCCGATAAGGATTTCAAGGGTCTGTTAGACTCGGTCTTAACAGCAGAAGCTTTTCGCGTATTATCAAATAGCGAATCCACCGCTTCTTGAAGCATACGTTTCTCATTTCTCAGAATTACTTCAGGAGCTTTGATTTCAACCAATCTTTTTAGACGATTGTTACGAATAATCACCCTTCTGTATAAATCGTTCAAATCCGATGTCGCAAAACGACCACCATCCAACGGTACTAATGGTCTCAATTCCGGCGGAATAACAGGTATCACCTTCATTATCATCCATTCCGGAAGGTTTTCCCTATTGTCTTGGGATTCCCTTAAAGCTTCAACCACTTGGAGACGTTTCAAGGCCTCGGTTTTTCTTTGCTTAGAAGTTTCCGTATTCGCTTTGTGACGAAGTTCAAAGGAAAGTTCCTTTAAATTGATTCTTCCTAAAAGGTCAATCAAACACTCGGCGCCCATTTTAGCGATGAACTTGTTAGGGTCGGAATCCTCTAGGTATTGATTCTCCTGAGGAATTGATTCCAGAATGTTTAGGTATTCTTCCTCTGTTAAGAAGTCCATTTTCTGTACTTCCTCACCTTCAGGGCCTTTGGCAATACCTGGCTGTATAACCACATAACGCTCGTAGTAGATTATCATATCCAATTTCTTGGACGGAAGTCCAAGTAAGTATCCAATCTTGTTGGGCAAAGAGCGGAAGTACCAAATATGAGCAACAGGCACTACCAAATTGATATGCCCTACCCTATCTCTACGTACTTTCTTTTCTGTAACCTCCACACCGCAACGGTCACAAACAATACCACGGTATCGGATACGCTTGTATTTTCCACAGGCACACTCGTAATCCTTTACAGGACCGAAAATGCGTTCACAGAAAAGCCCGTCACGTTCCGGCTTGTGCGTTCTATAGTTAATTGTTTCAGGCTTTAAAACTTCACCTCTGGATTCTGCTAAAATTGCTTCCGGGGAAGCTAATCCAATTGAAATTTTATCAAACCTTTTTATTGGGTTATTATCTTTTATTCTAGCCATAATAGCGTGCTGATAATGATTTTAATTTTTGTTTCTTGATAGTCTTTCAACTATGTACTTATTCCTCAAGTCTAATATCTAAACCTAATCCCTTAAGTTCGTGCATTAAAACATTGAAAGATTCTGGTAAACCAGGTTCTGGCATAGTCTCTCCTTTAACAATTGCCTCATACGTTTTAGCCCTTCCGATAACATCATCGGACTTCACCGTAAGAATTTCACGCAACGTGGCAGAAGCACCATAGGCCTCTAATGCCCACACTTCCATTTCTCCAAAACGCTGACCACCAAATTGGGCTTTACCACCTAATGGTTGTTGCGTAATTAAGGAGTAAGGTCCAATAGAACGTGCGTGCATCTTATCATCTACCATGTGACCTAGTTTCAACATATAAATGACCCCTACCGTTGCAGGCTGATCAAAACGTTGACCTGTACCACC
This sequence is a window from Maribacter aestuarii. Protein-coding genes within it:
- the rpoC gene encoding DNA-directed RNA polymerase subunit beta'; this encodes MARIKDNNPIKRFDKISIGLASPEAILAESRGEVLKPETINYRTHKPERDGLFCERIFGPVKDYECACGKYKRIRYRGIVCDRCGVEVTEKKVRRDRVGHINLVVPVAHIWYFRSLPNKIGYLLGLPSKKLDMIIYYERYVVIQPGIAKGPEGEEVQKMDFLTEEEYLNILESIPQENQYLEDSDPNKFIAKMGAECLIDLLGRINLKELSFELRHKANTETSKQRKTEALKRLQVVEALRESQDNRENLPEWMIMKVIPVIPPELRPLVPLDGGRFATSDLNDLYRRVIIRNNRLKRLVEIKAPEVILRNEKRMLQEAVDSLFDNTRKASAVKTESNRPLKSLSDSLKGKQGRFRQNLLGKRVDYSARSVIVVGPEMKLFECGLPKDMAAELYKPFVIRKLIERGIVKTVKSAKKIIDKKEPVVWDILENVLKGHPVLLNRAPTLHRLGIQAFQPKLIEGKAIRLHPLVCTAFNADFDGDQMAVHLPLGPEAILEAQLLMLASHNILNPANGSPITVPSQDMVLGLYYMTKERKSTPEVPIKGEGMTFYSYEEVEIAFNEGMVNLNAGIKVRAKDFNEEGELVNKIIPTTVGRVLFNMEVPEAAGYINDVLNKKSLRDIIGGILAVTDVPTTADFLDKIKTMGYEFAFKGGLSFSLGDIIIPEEKHEMISDANGQVDGIMANYNMGLITNNERYNQVIDVWTSTNAMLTELAMKRIREDQQGFNSVYMMLDSGARGSKEQIRQLTGMRGLMAKPKKSTAGGGEIIENPILSNFKEGLSILEYFISTHGARKGLADTALKTADAGYLTRRLVDVSQDVIINTEDCETLRGVEVQALKKNEEIVETLGERILGRVSLHDVYNPMNEELLLTAGQEIMESDVKKIEASPVERIEVRSALTCEADKGICAKCYGRNLSTNKMVQRGEAVGVVAAQSIGEPGTQLTLRTFHVGGIAGNISEDNKLEVKFAGIAEIEDLRTVKGENSEGKPAEIVISRTSEIKVVDAKTGITLSTNNIPYGSQLFVKDGAKVKEGEVICSWDPYNGVIVSEFPGKIAYENIEQGVTYQVEIDEQTGFQEKVISESRNKKLIPTLLIQDGKGETLRSYNLPVGSHIMVDDGDKIKEGKILVKIPRKSAKSGDITGGLPRVTELFEARNPSNPAVVSEIDGVVSFGKIKRGNREIIIESKLGEVKKYLVKLSNQILVQENDYVRAGMPLSDGSITPEDILAIKGPSAVQQYLVNEVQEVYRLQGVKINDKHFEVVVRQMMRKVRIVDPGDTIFLENQLIHKDDFIRENDEIYGMKVVMEAGESENLKAGQIISPRDLRDENSLLRRADKTLVEARDAVAATATPILQGITRASLQTKSFISAASFQETTKVLNEAAVSGKVDTLEGLKENVIVGHKIPAGTGMRDYENIIVGSKEEYDEIMARKEALRF
- a CDS encoding Ig-like domain-containing protein encodes the protein MENITIPIIGYKWLTKALLIALFLTAQTSFSFTMETESSLEDVSLTLYTDTDGDKVPNHVDIDDDGDGIIDSVEDANEDEDNDPSTHPTDTDGDGIPDYLDIDSDNDGILDNVEAQLSENFIAPCGIDSDGNGLDDHYEETPGSCGGLIPVDTDRDHIPDYLDIDSDNDGILDNVEAQTSTDYQAPCGMDSDGNGIDDHYEHKPGSGEGLTPEDTDSDARPDFRDLDSDNDGILDNVEAQSPDDFQAPCGMDSDGNGLDDHYENTPGSGEGITPINSDNDTNPNFRDIDSDDDGIPDNVEAQTTDGYVAPNDDDAATYASNDGINSAYAPEGLDPVNTDGTDAPDYLDGDSDNDLVPDNNEGNDFNFDGVPDQAYTGTDTDGDGLDDGYEGSDVDDGFDVNDEIDDPANDLPDTDGTEDVNYRDLDDDGDGIDTPDEDADGDGDPTDDDTDGDGTPDYLDPDPDPSPDPDTDGDGVTDSVDLDDDNDGVLDTTEDPNIDGDNDPLTDPIDTDGDGYPNHLDIDSDDDGIPDNVEAQTTDGYVAPNDDDAATYASNDGINSAYAPEGLDPVNTDGTDAPDYLDGDSDNDLVPDNNEGNDFNFDGVPDQAYTGTDTDGDGLDDGYEGSDVDDGFDVNDEIDDPANDLPDTDGTEDVNYRDLDDDGDGIDTPDEDADGDGDPTDDDTDGDGTPDYLDPDSPMILDVVDDVASTEEDTPVDIAILDNDTGIPSDGTLTVTDASNGIVTINDGRTPDDITDDTITYTPNDGFNGTDTFEYTVCDAMDNCDTATVTITVGTPPMPDVVDDVASTEEDTPVDIAILDNDTGIPSDGTLTVTDPSNGTVTVNDGGTPDDITDDTITYTPNDGFNGTDTFEYTVCDAMDNCDTATVTITVGTPPMLDVVDDVASTEEDTPVDIAILDNDTGIPSDGTLTVTDPSNGTVTVNDGGTPDDITDDTITYTPNDGFNGTDTFEYTVCDAMDNCDTATVTITVGTPPMPDVVDDVASTEEDTPVDIAILDNDTGIPSDGTLTVTDPSNGTVTVNDGGTPDDITDDTITYTPNDGFNGTDTFEYTVCDAMDNCDTATVTITVGTPPMPDVVDDVASTEEDTPVDIAILDNDTGIPSDGTLTVTDPSNGTVTVNDGGTPDDITDDTITYTPNDGFNGTDTFEYTVCDAMDNCDTATVTITVSAPEVSAIEVNQLVTPNSDGRNDFLFIRGVENIRNSTLRIFNRWGVAVYEGENYNNQNNVFDGRSRGRSTLSVEEYLPSGIYFYIFDYTTLDGVNNVDSEYLYISR
- a CDS encoding peptide chain release factor 3; the encoded protein is MTFKQEIARRRTFGIISHPDAGKTTLTEKLLLFGGAIQEAGAVKNNKIKKTATSDFMEIERQRGISVATSVLAFIYKDKKINILDTPGHKDFAEDTFRTLTAVDSVIVVIDVAKGVEEQTVKLVEVCRMRNIPMLVFINKLDREGQDAFDLLDELEQKLGLSVTPLSFPIGMGYDFKGIYNIYEKNINLFTGDNKKNIEETIAFDDINSSELEKIIGSKAAQELRDNLELVWGVYPPFDKKAYLAGEQQPVFFGSALNNFGVRELLDCFIEIAPAPKPKMAEERLVTADEPELTGFVFKIHANMDPKHRDRLAFVKIVSGKFERNKPYLHVRHNKKLKFSSPNAFFAEKKEIVDESFPGDIVGLHDTGNFKIGDTLTEGEVLHYKGVPSFSPEHFRYINNADPMKSKQLNKGIDQLMDEGVAQLFTLEMNGRKVIGTVGALQFEVIQYRLEHEYGAKCSYENFPVYKACWVGTENRKSDEFKEFVRVKQKFLAKDKRGQLVFLADSQFSLQMTQQKYPSVKLHFTSEFD
- a CDS encoding DUF3467 domain-containing protein; the protein is MSDSKKQNQKQINIELDEKVAEGIYSNLAIINHSVSEFVVDFISMMPGAPKAKVKSRIVLTPQHAKKFLKALNDNVQRFEKAHGTIKDYEQPPIPMNFGPTGEA